The Tautonia plasticadhaerens nucleotide sequence CGCCATCCTCGACTCCCGCCACCGGGGGTGCGAGCGTGGCACGGCCGACCAGAGGGCGATGGCGTCCGCCTCCCGGGCCTCGGAGGCCTGGAGCCGGCCAAGGATCCAGCGGGCCTCGGAGGCCGACGGGTCGTCCGGGAAGGCGGCGATGTGGTCCTCCAGCGCCTGCTGGTAGGCCGGCTTCGCCCCCGACCCGCCCTGGGAGGACGCCAGCCTCCCCAGCGCCAGGGCGTGCAGCAGGCTGGCGTTGGCCCGCTGGTCGTCCGGGGCGGGGCTGCCGGGCGTCCGGGCGAGCTCGGCGAGCGGGCCGAGGGCCTCGGCGGCCCGGTCGAACCGCCCGGCTCGCACGAGGATGGCGGCGGCCCGGTAGCGCATCACCCAGGCCCGCCCGGGATCCCCGAGCCGCTCGGCGTGGTCGGCGCCGAGCTGGTTGACCCGGACCGCCTGGCCCACGTCCCCCCGGGCCAGGTGCCCCTCGGCCAGCAGCTCCCAGAGGCCGGGGTCGTCGGCGTCGTCCGGCTCGACGATCGAGGCGGCCAGCCTCGCCAGGGCGGGGGAGGCCTCGGGGCGGTCGGCGTCCCGGAGGCGACGGACCCGGGTGATCGCGTCCTCCTCCACCGCCGACCGCTCCCGGCCCGGGAACAGGTCGATCCACTGCCGGGCCCGGACCCGGACCGCCCGGACGTCCTTCGACGGCCGGTCCAGCCCCGAGCGCTCGATCGCGACGATCGCCTCCTCGAATTGCTTCCGGGCCAGCAGCAGGTCGAGCTGCACGTCCAGCCGCTCCGCCTCGCCCGGGCCGGGCATGTCCTCGGCCTGCCGGAGCGCCTCCTCGGCCTCCCCCAGCTCTCCCAGCTCGACCAGCAGCCTCGCCCTGAGCAGCGTCGCGTGGCCGGCCAGGGGGGGATCCAGGGGCAAATCCTTGAGGCGACCGAGGGCCTGCTGCCGGGCGTCGAGCGCCCGGCCCGGGTCGTCCTCCAGGTCGCCGCGGTCGGCCAGGGCCTGGGCGAACCGGAACCGGATGTTCTGCGCCGTCAGGTCACCCTCGGGCCTCCCCCGGGTCTGGGTCCAGAGGCGTCGGAGCCGGGCGATGGCGTCGTCCAGCGCCTCGATCGCCCGGGCCCGGGCCTCGGGGTCGGCCGGGGAGCGTTCGAGCTGGGCGATCCAGGTCCGGCCCTCGGCCCATCGGTAGACGGCCGCCTGGAGGTCGACCGCGTCGGCGATCGGGTTGCCGGGGTCGACCATGAGCAGGGCGTCGAGCAGGTCGACCGCGGCGTCCCAGCGCGAGGCCCTGCGGCCGGCCTCCGGCTCGGCCTGGGCGGCGGCGTCGAGCCGATCGGCCGCGTCGAGCGCGTCCCTCGCCCGCTCCTCCCGGTCGATCGACGCCTCGACGAACCGCCTGCGGGCCGACTCGACGAGTTCCCTCACCTGGCGGTCGTCGAGCCGGTCCGGGTCCTGCACCGCCGGGACCAGCATCGCGACCAGGATCGCGCCGATTGCCATCGTCTCGCTCCTTGGGTTCCTCGGCCCGTTTCCCCAAGTCTACAGCCCGGCGCAAGGCCGGGCTGCCCGGTCTCCCCGCCGGGGGATCCCGCGGAGGGGCGGCACGAGGCCCCCCGGCGCCTTATGCTTCATGCTCCGGGGGTCCGGGGCGATCGGTTTCGGCCGGGGGAGCTTCAGCGATGGGGATCGATCCGGGACCCGGACGCCCGACCTCGCCGACGACGTCGATCGTCGAGCCCCGATCGGCGATCGAGGGGCTGGAATGGCCAGCCGTGCCCGACCCGACGGCCTCCCGGGTGCTGGCGCTGGCCTTCCAGCTGGAGCATTCGCAGTGGTGGCCGCCGGGGACGCTCCTGGATCATCAGCTCCGGCAGGCGGGCCGGGTCGTCGAGCACGCCCGACGAACGAGCCGATTCTACGCCGGACGGTTCGACGGGCTGGATCTGGGTCCCGGCCCCCCGAGCCTCGACCAATTCCGGTCCCTGCCGACCCTGGACCGGGAGACGGTGCAGCGCGAGGGCCCGGCCCTCCGGAGCACCTCCCGTCCCCGGTCCCACGGCGAAATCCTCACGATGCACACCTCGGGCTCGACCGGCCGGCCGACCGAGGTGCAGGCGACCGGCCTGTCCTGCCTGTTCCTGATGGCCCACACCCTCCGAGACCACCTGTGGGGGCGTCGGGCGTTCTCCGGCTCGATGGTCCTGATGCAATCGGCCTCGGGCCGGTCGGCGGAGGGCCGATTCCCGGGGTGGTTCCGGGGGATCGCCACCGGGCCGGCCCGGGTCGTGGACGTCACCCGACCGGTCGGCGAGCTGCTCGACCTCCTGATCGAGGAGGATCCGGACTACCTCCAGGTCCATCCCTCCACGCTCGGCGCCCTGCTGGATCGGTCCTTAAGGGCCGGGGTCGCGCCGGGCCGCCTGAAGCAGGTCAAATGCTTCGGCGAGGTGCTGGGGCCGACGACCCGGGAGCGATGCCGGGTGCAGTGGGGGGCCGAGGTCCGAGACTGTTACGCGTCGGAGGAATGCGGGCCGATCGCGTTGCAGTGCCCCGAGTCGGGGGACCTGCACATCCAGGCCGAGAGCACGCTCGTCGAGGTCCTGGACGACCGGGGAGAGCCTTGCGGGCCGGGAGAGGTGGGCCAGGTCCACGTCACCCCGCTGCACAACTTCGCGATGCCGCTGATCCGGTACGGGCTGGGGGACTACGCCGAGGTCGGCGCCCCGTGCCCGTGCGGGAGGGGGCTCCCCACGCTGCGACGGGTGGTCGGCCGGGTCCGGCACCTGGTGAGGCTGCCCCGCGGCGATCGCATCCATCCCGAGTTCGACGAGGAGGCCCTGAGGGCGATCGCCGACATCAGGCAGTACCAGTTGACCCAGGTCGAACCGGAGAGGATCGACGTCTCCCTCGTGGTCGAGGGCGGGCCGCTGGACGACGACCGGGAACGACTCCTCTGCGACCACTTCGACTCGGCCTTCCGCCACCGGTTCCGCTACCGGGTCCGATACCTCGACGAGATCCCCCGGACCCCCCGGGGCAAGTTCGAGGTCTTCCGCTGCGAGGTCGACGACCCCCGACCTTGATGGGGTGATCGGCCCCGCTAAGGGCCGATCCCCTGGGATGGCGAGCCAGAGGGCCTCCGGGTACGATGAGGCTTTCGCCGACCGATTGGGGGGGAGGAGATCGCCGTGCGCGTCGGGATCGGACACGACACCCACCGCCTCGTCGAGGGGAGGCCCTTGATCCTGGGGGGCGTCCGGATCGAGTTCGAGCGCGGCCTGGCCGGGCACTCCGACGCCGACGTCGTGCTCCACACCGTGGCCGACGCCCTGCTCGGCGCCGCCGGGATGGGGGACATCGGCGAACTCTTCCCCGACACCGACCCGAAGTGGGAGGGGCTCGACAGCGGAGAGCTGCTGGCCGATGTCGTCTCCCGGGTCCTCGCCGCCGGCTGGTCGCCGGTCAACTGCGACCTGATCATCCACGCCCAGCGCCCGAAGCTGCTGGCCCACAAGCCCGCCATCCGGGCCAACGTCGCCCGCCTGCTCGGCCTGCCCGAGGAGGCCGTGAACGTGAAGGCCAAGACCGGCGAGCACGTCGGCCCCGTCGGCCGGGGGGAGGCGATGTGCTGCGAGGCGGTGGTGCTGGTCGACCGGGCGGGGGGCTGACGCCATGACGATCCGAATCGGCCTCATCTCCCGGCACCGGCTCCGGTTCACCATCGGCACGATGATGGCGATCATTGCGGTGATTGCCACTGTGCTGGCGATCGCCTCGGACGCGGCGAGGGGCGGGTGGTTCGGACTGGCCTCGCTCTCGATCGTGAGCCCGGT carries:
- a CDS encoding phenylacetate--CoA ligase family protein; translated protein: MGIDPGPGRPTSPTTSIVEPRSAIEGLEWPAVPDPTASRVLALAFQLEHSQWWPPGTLLDHQLRQAGRVVEHARRTSRFYAGRFDGLDLGPGPPSLDQFRSLPTLDRETVQREGPALRSTSRPRSHGEILTMHTSGSTGRPTEVQATGLSCLFLMAHTLRDHLWGRRAFSGSMVLMQSASGRSAEGRFPGWFRGIATGPARVVDVTRPVGELLDLLIEEDPDYLQVHPSTLGALLDRSLRAGVAPGRLKQVKCFGEVLGPTTRERCRVQWGAEVRDCYASEECGPIALQCPESGDLHIQAESTLVEVLDDRGEPCGPGEVGQVHVTPLHNFAMPLIRYGLGDYAEVGAPCPCGRGLPTLRRVVGRVRHLVRLPRGDRIHPEFDEEALRAIADIRQYQLTQVEPERIDVSLVVEGGPLDDDRERLLCDHFDSAFRHRFRYRVRYLDEIPRTPRGKFEVFRCEVDDPRP
- the ispF gene encoding 2-C-methyl-D-erythritol 2,4-cyclodiphosphate synthase, yielding MRVGIGHDTHRLVEGRPLILGGVRIEFERGLAGHSDADVVLHTVADALLGAAGMGDIGELFPDTDPKWEGLDSGELLADVVSRVLAAGWSPVNCDLIIHAQRPKLLAHKPAIRANVARLLGLPEEAVNVKAKTGEHVGPVGRGEAMCCEAVVLVDRAGG
- a CDS encoding tetratricopeptide repeat protein, with product MAIGAILVAMLVPAVQDPDRLDDRQVRELVESARRRFVEASIDREERARDALDAADRLDAAAQAEPEAGRRASRWDAAVDLLDALLMVDPGNPIADAVDLQAAVYRWAEGRTWIAQLERSPADPEARARAIEALDDAIARLRRLWTQTRGRPEGDLTAQNIRFRFAQALADRGDLEDDPGRALDARQQALGRLKDLPLDPPLAGHATLLRARLLVELGELGEAEEALRQAEDMPGPGEAERLDVQLDLLLARKQFEEAIVAIERSGLDRPSKDVRAVRVRARQWIDLFPGRERSAVEEDAITRVRRLRDADRPEASPALARLAASIVEPDDADDPGLWELLAEGHLARGDVGQAVRVNQLGADHAERLGDPGRAWVMRYRAAAILVRAGRFDRAAEALGPLAELARTPGSPAPDDQRANASLLHALALGRLASSQGGSGAKPAYQQALEDHIAAFPDDPSASEARWILGRLQASEAREADAIALWSAVPRSHPRWRESRMAIVELHRDAVQSLLVEGKEDEARARLLRARAALDSFAEEAADPGDRNAFDLARAELELIPGLRSAEIGQALGRLDRLVASESDAARRDRARRLRIVALALDQQAAEAEREAREELDRSDPGEIIALAERLDRAAAAATAEPSRRRIAGVSRLLAERVLARPDGLDPGLRARARVVRLRGQLETGDLDGARASAQSWAGDLLPSRLPPGLLGPLADALDRLGLYTQSADVHRAIIASHPPGSAPWFEARYGLAVSYYRTGRPSDARRLIDGTSALHPDLGGDALREKFARLRRRLESP